In Dehalobacter sp., the following proteins share a genomic window:
- a CDS encoding ribosome maturation factor RimP: MSNSILNKVRSLAEPLVMELGLEFVDVEYVKEGAYWYLRLYIDKEGGVEIDDCAEVSHRINEVLDKENPIPQAYMLEVSSPGIERPLRKREDYIKYTGKLVSINTTEVFEGYNRFTGNLKGLADDQVILEYEGREIAIPLSLIEKAHLTFEF, encoded by the coding sequence ATGAGCAATTCTATTCTAAATAAAGTTAGAAGTTTGGCAGAACCACTCGTAATGGAGCTGGGACTGGAATTCGTCGATGTCGAGTATGTTAAGGAAGGTGCTTACTGGTATCTGCGATTATATATTGATAAGGAAGGCGGAGTAGAGATTGACGACTGTGCCGAGGTAAGCCATCGAATTAATGAGGTTCTGGATAAAGAAAACCCGATCCCCCAGGCCTATATGCTGGAAGTCTCTTCTCCCGGAATTGAGAGACCGCTTAGAAAGAGAGAAGATTATATCAAATATACAGGAAAGCTTGTCAGTATTAATACGACAGAAGTGTTTGAGGGATACAACCGCTTTACCGGAAATTTAAAAGGATTGGCTGATGACCAGGTTATCCTAGAATATGAAGGGCGGGAGATTGCCATTCCTTTGTCGCTAATTGAAAAGGCCCATCTTACTTTTGAGTTTTAA
- a CDS encoding PolC-type DNA polymerase III, whose product MSTAAVKLEATPFYQELPSDVSMRLDTFLNYILLERVEIVPEQRKWILHLSLSCPVQEEILGLLTESLKKRLNSGNENNGITIEIKTKMSPDFTLEMFCQEHWLQIIQDIHEKVPSLKVWLNASVKYEVVKNRLTFFVPSMMAMEYCQLKQDSLESFFRQKYGLEARIFWEIEETAAEEEIYFDAEKEEQKYVEEILSKKPEEKKEKKEQNAVLLGREIKGTPAPLADIHDEEKQVIVEGEVCETEIRLLKSGRQLLSFGLTDKTNSIGCKLFFDEGKKPLEINKGDWLRVKGAVQFDRYTTELTLMPRDMMTVSKTSKPDLAEEKRVELHLHTKHSEMDGVSSIQNMVKRAGEWGHTAIAVTDHGVVQAFPDAAEAGKKYGVKIIYGMEGYLVEDAGTNPVELSRSRSFHIIILAKDYTGLKNLYKLVTASHMEYFYRRPRIPRSLLDAHREGLILGSACESGELMRAILQKKDAAEIKKIASYYDYLEIQPLGNNRFMLKNGEVSSEQELIDMNRHIVSLSKELGIPVAATCDVHFLDKEDEVYRRILMAGKGFADADEQAPLYFRSTDEMLKEFAYLDEEDAYRAVVATPRMIAEQVAEIKPFPDDFFEPKIEGAADKIRDMTMTRAYELYGNPLPEMVQKTLNKELDSIIGNGFAVLYLIAHLLVKRSNEDGYLVGSRGSVGSSLVATFTGITEVNPLPPHYRCANPECLYSEFVTDGIAGAGVDLPDKICPQCGRELVKDGHDIPFETFLGFKGDKVPDIDLNFSGEYQPRAMKYTEEIFGKENVFRAGTISTIAEKTAYGFVKNYLEERKVKYNQTELNRLVSGCTGVKRTTGQHPGGLMVIPKECDVFDFTPLQRPANDTSSDIITTHFDYHSISGRLTKLDLLGHDDPTSIKMLEDLTGLDAKKIRLDDTQTLSLFSSTDALDVTAEEIGSTTGTLGIPEFGTKFVRQMLEDTKPSSFSHLVRISGLSHGTNVWVGNAQDLVLNGTADISNIIACRDDIMIYLIQMGLNSSHAFKIMESVRKGKGLKDEDIEAMKKQNVPDWYIDSCQKISYMFPKAHAVAYVTMAFRIAWFKINYPEAFYATFFTVRADEFDAELICSGVKKCREAIKEIAAKGNNATAKDKNLQTILEIVVEMYCRKIKLRKVNLWESDAVRFQVTPDGLLPPLSSLQGVGETAAASLVKLREHGTIKSVEDIQARSNGKISKTVIETLQQHGCLEGLPDKNQLSLF is encoded by the coding sequence GTGTCAACTGCAGCAGTCAAACTGGAAGCAACACCTTTTTATCAGGAATTACCAAGTGATGTCAGCATGAGGCTGGATACTTTTCTAAATTACATATTGCTGGAGAGGGTGGAGATTGTTCCTGAACAAAGAAAGTGGATACTCCATCTTTCTTTATCCTGTCCGGTCCAGGAAGAAATTCTGGGCCTTTTAACTGAATCCTTAAAGAAAAGATTAAATAGTGGGAACGAAAATAACGGAATCACGATTGAGATAAAAACAAAAATGTCTCCCGATTTTACCCTAGAGATGTTTTGTCAAGAACATTGGCTGCAAATCATTCAGGATATTCACGAGAAGGTGCCTTCCCTTAAGGTCTGGCTGAATGCTTCCGTAAAATACGAGGTTGTTAAAAACAGACTGACCTTCTTCGTTCCGAGCATGATGGCAATGGAATATTGTCAGCTGAAACAGGATAGTCTGGAAAGCTTCTTTCGGCAGAAATATGGTCTGGAGGCAAGGATTTTCTGGGAAATTGAAGAGACTGCCGCCGAAGAAGAAATCTATTTTGACGCGGAAAAAGAAGAGCAAAAGTATGTAGAGGAAATCCTGTCCAAAAAGCCTGAGGAGAAAAAAGAGAAGAAAGAGCAGAATGCTGTTTTGCTTGGCAGAGAGATAAAGGGTACGCCGGCTCCGTTAGCCGATATTCATGACGAGGAGAAACAGGTCATTGTAGAGGGTGAGGTCTGTGAAACAGAAATCAGACTATTAAAAAGCGGGCGTCAATTATTGTCGTTCGGTCTGACAGACAAGACAAACTCGATAGGCTGCAAACTGTTCTTTGACGAAGGAAAAAAACCTCTGGAAATCAACAAAGGTGACTGGCTCAGAGTGAAAGGAGCTGTACAGTTCGATCGGTATACGACCGAGCTGACGTTGATGCCAAGGGATATGATGACTGTTTCGAAGACGTCCAAGCCGGATCTTGCGGAAGAGAAACGGGTTGAACTGCATCTGCACACCAAGCATTCGGAAATGGATGGTGTTTCATCGATCCAAAACATGGTGAAGCGAGCCGGTGAATGGGGACATACCGCGATTGCTGTAACAGACCACGGGGTCGTCCAGGCTTTTCCGGATGCGGCTGAAGCCGGAAAAAAGTACGGTGTCAAAATCATCTATGGCATGGAAGGCTATTTGGTCGAGGATGCCGGAACGAATCCGGTCGAGTTGAGCCGCAGCCGTTCTTTCCATATCATTATTCTGGCCAAGGATTATACCGGCTTAAAAAATCTGTATAAACTTGTTACCGCTTCCCATATGGAGTATTTTTACAGACGTCCCCGTATTCCGCGTTCGCTGCTTGATGCCCACAGGGAAGGTTTGATCCTTGGTTCGGCCTGCGAATCAGGAGAACTGATGCGGGCAATCTTGCAAAAGAAAGATGCGGCAGAAATCAAAAAAATTGCTTCGTATTACGATTATCTGGAAATCCAGCCGCTGGGGAACAATCGGTTTATGCTGAAAAACGGTGAGGTTTCCAGCGAACAAGAATTGATCGATATGAACCGGCACATTGTCTCTCTTAGCAAGGAACTTGGTATTCCTGTCGCGGCTACCTGTGACGTCCATTTTCTTGATAAGGAAGATGAAGTTTACCGAAGAATTTTGATGGCCGGGAAAGGCTTTGCCGATGCCGATGAGCAGGCTCCGCTGTATTTCAGGTCAACGGATGAAATGCTCAAGGAATTTGCTTATCTTGATGAAGAGGATGCCTATCGGGCGGTAGTTGCAACACCGAGAATGATTGCTGAACAGGTCGCTGAAATCAAACCGTTTCCGGACGACTTTTTCGAACCGAAGATTGAAGGTGCTGCCGATAAAATCCGGGATATGACGATGACCAGAGCGTATGAGCTGTACGGCAATCCTTTGCCGGAAATGGTTCAGAAAACCTTAAATAAGGAACTGGATTCCATCATCGGCAACGGTTTTGCCGTATTGTATCTGATTGCGCATCTGCTCGTAAAAAGATCAAACGAGGATGGTTATCTGGTCGGATCAAGGGGTTCCGTCGGTTCATCGCTCGTCGCAACTTTTACCGGCATCACGGAGGTCAATCCGCTTCCGCCGCACTATCGTTGTGCTAACCCGGAGTGTCTTTATTCAGAGTTTGTGACGGACGGAATCGCCGGAGCAGGTGTGGATCTGCCGGATAAAATATGTCCGCAGTGCGGCAGGGAACTGGTCAAAGACGGACATGACATTCCGTTTGAAACCTTCCTAGGCTTTAAGGGAGACAAGGTTCCTGATATCGATCTAAATTTCTCGGGAGAATATCAGCCCAGAGCTATGAAATACACCGAGGAGATATTTGGCAAGGAAAATGTTTTCCGGGCCGGAACGATTTCCACGATTGCTGAAAAAACTGCCTATGGTTTTGTGAAGAATTACCTTGAGGAAAGAAAGGTCAAATATAACCAGACAGAACTGAACCGGCTGGTCAGCGGTTGTACGGGGGTAAAAAGAACGACAGGACAGCACCCGGGAGGATTAATGGTTATCCCGAAAGAATGCGATGTTTTTGATTTTACCCCGCTGCAAAGACCGGCCAACGACACCTCTTCAGATATTATTACGACCCATTTCGACTACCATTCCATCTCCGGGCGTTTAACCAAACTGGACCTGCTCGGTCATGACGATCCGACGTCGATTAAAATGCTAGAGGACTTGACAGGGCTTGATGCGAAGAAAATTCGGCTTGATGACACGCAAACCCTCTCACTCTTTTCGAGTACGGATGCGCTTGACGTGACTGCGGAGGAAATCGGGTCCACGACCGGAACACTTGGCATCCCGGAATTTGGTACAAAATTTGTAAGACAGATGCTGGAAGACACCAAACCTTCAAGCTTTTCCCATCTGGTCAGAATATCCGGACTTTCCCATGGTACGAATGTCTGGGTTGGCAATGCCCAGGACCTTGTCTTAAACGGTACAGCTGACATCTCCAACATTATTGCCTGCCGTGATGATATTATGATCTATTTGATTCAGATGGGACTTAATTCCAGTCATGCTTTTAAAATTATGGAGTCGGTCCGCAAGGGTAAAGGACTCAAAGATGAAGATATTGAGGCCATGAAAAAGCAAAACGTTCCGGATTGGTATATTGACTCCTGTCAGAAGATCAGCTATATGTTTCCGAAGGCCCATGCTGTAGCTTATGTGACAATGGCTTTCAGGATCGCTTGGTTTAAGATCAATTATCCTGAAGCGTTTTATGCGACATTTTTTACCGTCAGGGCAGATGAGTTTGATGCGGAACTGATCTGCAGCGGTGTGAAAAAGTGCCGGGAGGCTATCAAAGAAATTGCCGCCAAAGGCAACAATGCAACGGCTAAGGACAAGAACCTGCAGACGATCCTTGAGATTGTGGTGGAAATGTACTGCCGGAAGATTAAGCTGCGCAAGGTTAACCTGTGGGAATCCGATGCGGTACGTTTTCAGGTAACGCCTGATGGGCTCCTGCCGCCACTGTCATCCCTGCAGGGAGTCGGTGAAACGGCTGCGGCGAGTTTGGTCAAACTCAGGGAACATGGAACGATCAAATCTGTCGAAGATATCCAGGCCCGATCCAACGGAAAAATCAGCAAAACCGTCATTGAAACGCTTCAGCAGCACGGGTGTTTGGAAGGGCTGCCCGACAAAAATCAGCTGAGTTTGTTTTAA